A window of Nocardioidaceae bacterium genomic DNA:
CGAGGCGGCGTACGTGCTCCAGGTGCGACCCGGTCGAGCTCACGCGTTGACCTCGGCCTCGGCCGGCTCGCCCGAGCGCGGCGGCAGCACCAGCCGGTAGCCGACGTTGCGGACCGTCCCGATGAGGGACTCGTGGTCGGGGCCGAGCTTCGCGCGGAGCCGGCGTACGTGCACGTCGACGGTGCGGGTGCCGCCGTAGTAGTCGTAGCCCCAGACCTCCTGCAGCAGCTGCGCGCGGGTGAAGACGCGGCCGGGGTGCTGCGCGAGGTACTTCAGCAGCTCGAACTCCTTGAACGTCAGGTCCAGCACCCGCTTGCCCAGCCGCGCGGTGTAGGTGACCTCGTCGACCACGATCTCCCCGGATCGGATCAGGTGGGCCTCGCCGTCGTCCTCGACGGCCTCGGCGGCCCGGCCGATCGCGATGCGCAGGCGGGCCTCCAGCTCGACGGGCCCGCACGTGGAGAGGAGCACGTCGTCGGTGGCCCAGTTGGCCTGCACGACCGAGAGACCGCCCTCGGTGAGGATCAGCAGCACCGGGGCCTCGGCGCCGGTCGTGCGGATCAGGCGGCACAGGTCGCGGGCGTGGGCGAGATCGTTGCGGCCGTCGACGAGCAGCGCGTCCGCGGCGGGGGCCTCGAGCAGGGCCGCGCCCTCGGCCGGCATCACCCGCACCTGGTGGGGGAGCAGGCTCAGCGCGGGCAGGACCTCGGCGCTGGCCTGGAGGCTCGAGGTCAGCAGAAGGAGTGTGGCCACGCGGGCACCTTCGCTTCAGGAGTGGACGGTCGCTGAGCTGCGTACAGCAGAATAGGGCAGATGAGCTCGGCGAAGATCAGCACGGGGCCCGGCGAGGGCGACGTCACAGGCCCGGACGCCGGTGCGGGCGTCGTGCTGGTGCGCTACTGGGCGGCGGCCCGCGCGGCGCGCGGCGTCGCGGAGGAGCGCGTCGAGGTGCCGGCCGAGGGGGTCACGATCAGCGAGCTGCTGGCAGGGGTGACCGAGCGGGGTACGCCACGGCTCGCGGCGGTCGTCGCGATCTGCTCGGTGCTGCTCGACGAGACGGCCGTGCACGGCCCGGACGTACGTGTCGCGCTGGCCCGCCCCGGCTCGGTCGTCGACCTGCTCCCACCCTTCGCAGGCGGCTGAGCACGCGTTTGCGTGTGCCAGATCACAGCTTCGGCTGCTGTCACACGTCCACGCGTGAGCGACGGCGAGACGCTGCTCGGACTGACAGGAACGACGCCGATTCCGACACCGA
This region includes:
- a CDS encoding MoaD/ThiS family protein, whose product is MSSAKISTGPGEGDVTGPDAGAGVVLVRYWAAARAARGVAEERVEVPAEGVTISELLAGVTERGTPRLAAVVAICSVLLDETAVHGPDVRVALARPGSVVDLLPPFAGG
- a CDS encoding response regulator transcription factor, translating into MATLLLLTSSLQASAEVLPALSLLPHQVRVMPAEGAALLEAPAADALLVDGRNDLAHARDLCRLIRTTGAEAPVLLILTEGGLSVVQANWATDDVLLSTCGPVELEARLRIAIGRAAEAVEDDGEAHLIRSGEIVVDEVTYTARLGKRVLDLTFKEFELLKYLAQHPGRVFTRAQLLQEVWGYDYYGGTRTVDVHVRRLRAKLGPDHESLIGTVRNVGYRLVLPPRSGEPAEAEVNA